The following are encoded in a window of Fusarium verticillioides 7600 chromosome 6, whole genome shotgun sequence genomic DNA:
- a CDS encoding syntaxin 5 gives MAVASIQDRTSEFKSVLAQAQRKQSSSKVSSQRRSLLTDAQKDAANGHAGGPPRRSEFARKAAEIGRGISATMGKLEKLAQLAKRRTLFDDRPVEINELTFVIKQDLSSLNQQIGALQTLTKQQHPKADQEGEHNKNVVYLLQGKLTDVSVNFKDVLEARTKNIQASRSRTENFISSVSQHAQPSIQQSASPLYGTPARNSPAPAAQDTLSLNPVGDQQLLMMEEAQPSNTYIQQRGEAIEAIEKTIGELGSIFGQLATMVSEQSEMIQRIDANTEDVVDNVEGAQRELLKYWNRVSSNRMLIAKMFGTLMIFFLIWVLVSG, from the exons ATGGCTGTCGCATCTATTCAAGACCGAACCTCCGAGTTCAAGTCGGTACTCGCCCAGGCACAGCGAAAACAATCCTCCTCAAAAGTCAGCTCTCAGCGCCGGTCTCTATTGACTGATGCGCAAAAAGATGCCGCCAACGGTCATGCTGGAGGTCCTCCAAGACGATCCGAGTTCGCCCGgaaggctgctgagattgGACGTGGCATCTCTGCGACTATGGGCAAGCTGGAAAAGCTAGCTCAAT TGGCGAAGCGACGAACACTTTTCGACGACCGTCCTGTGGAAATCAACGAGCTTACTTTCGTCATCAAGCAAGATCTCTCGTCTCTGAACCAGCAAATTGGAGCTCTTCAAACACTCACCAAGCAACAACACCCCAAGGCCGATCAGGAGGGCGAGCACAACAAGAATGTTGTCTACCTACTACAAGGCAAGCTCACTGACGTCTCGGTCAACTTCAAGGACGTTCTTGAGGCCAGAACCAAGAACATCCAGGCATCGCGCTCAAGAACAGAGAACTTTATCTCCTCTGTGTCGCAACACGCCCAACCATCGATTCAACAGTCGGCTTCCCCTCTCTACGGAACACCAGCTCGCAACTCACCCGCACCGGCAGCTCAAGATACACTGTCTCTCAACCCCGTTGGTGATCAAcagctgctgatgatggaagaagcacAGCCCTCCAACACATATATTCAACAAAGAGGCGAAGCGATTGAGGCTATCGAGAAGACCATTGGCGAGcttggcagcatctttgGACAACTAGCTACCATGGTTTCGGAACAGAGCGAGATGATCCAGCGCATCGACGCCAACACAGAGGACGTGGTTGATAATGTTGAAGGAGCCCAGCGAGAACTCCTCAAATACTGGAACCGAGTGTCGAGCAACAGAATGTTGATTGCCAAGATGTTTGGAACGCTAATGATTTTCTTCCT GATCTGGGTTCTTGTTTCGGGCTAA